In Roseomonas fluvialis, one genomic interval encodes:
- a CDS encoding GtrA family protein codes for MALTETLDRLLIRLLGPRLAGLAWEFLRFGTVGTVGFVVDTAVLYGALAMGAGLYGGRAISYVTAATTTWALNRAWTFRHRGGGQQVHRQWALFLVVNLGGFVLNYGTYATLVTFVPLVATHPVLGVAAGSIAGMFSNFILSRQLVFRARA; via the coding sequence ATGGCCCTGACCGAGACGCTCGACCGGCTGCTGATCCGCCTGCTGGGGCCGCGCCTGGCCGGGCTGGCGTGGGAATTCCTGCGCTTCGGCACGGTGGGAACGGTCGGCTTCGTGGTGGATACCGCGGTGCTGTACGGGGCGCTTGCGATGGGCGCGGGGCTCTATGGCGGGCGCGCCATTTCCTATGTGACGGCGGCGACCACGACCTGGGCGCTGAATCGCGCCTGGACCTTCCGCCACCGTGGCGGCGGGCAGCAGGTGCACCGGCAATGGGCGCTGTTCCTGGTGGTGAACCTGGGTGGGTTCGTCCTGAACTACGGCACCTACGCGACGCTCGTCACCTTCGTGCCGCTGGTGGCGACGCACCCCGTTCTGGGGGTCGCGGCAGGGTCGATCGCCGGCATGTTCAGCAACTTCATCCTGTCGCGCCAGCTGGTGTTCCGGGCGCGGGCCTAG
- a CDS encoding glycosyltransferase family 2 protein: MDSVEPLRTGVAGDPAVLELTILMPCLNEAETLGTCVRKAMGYLARSGIVGEVLVADNGSTDGSQEIARSLGARVVPVAERGYGAALIAGIAAARGRYVIMGDSDDSYDFTALDPFVERLREGYQLVMGNRFRGGIKPGAMPPLHRYLGNPVLSTIGRIFFRSPVKDFHCGLRGFDRAAMLALDLRAPGMEFASEMVVKATVNGLRITEVPTTLSPDGRSRPPHLRSWRDGWRHLRFLLVFCPRWLFLVPGAALFAAGLLAMAVLLPGPARIGGLTFDVHTLLYAAGATVMGFQAVQFWVFARIYGANQGVVPEARRLTAALARFGLEPALIVAGLLVVLGFGLGATTVVIWGGERFGDIHGTAAMRLSIASVTSMLLGLQLAFGAFFVALLGMMRAR; this comes from the coding sequence ATGGACAGCGTCGAACCGCTCCGTACCGGGGTGGCGGGGGATCCCGCCGTGCTCGAACTCACCATCCTCATGCCCTGCCTGAACGAGGCGGAGACGCTCGGCACCTGCGTGCGCAAGGCCATGGGCTACCTGGCCCGCAGCGGTATCGTTGGCGAGGTCCTGGTGGCCGACAACGGCAGCACCGACGGCAGCCAGGAGATCGCCCGAAGCCTGGGCGCGCGGGTCGTCCCGGTGGCCGAACGCGGCTACGGCGCAGCCCTGATCGCGGGCATCGCCGCCGCCCGCGGCCGCTACGTCATCATGGGCGACAGCGACGATTCCTATGATTTCACCGCGCTCGACCCCTTCGTGGAGCGGCTGCGGGAGGGCTACCAGCTGGTCATGGGCAACCGCTTCCGCGGCGGCATCAAGCCCGGTGCGATGCCGCCGCTGCATCGCTATCTGGGCAATCCGGTGCTCTCGACCATCGGGCGCATCTTTTTCCGCAGCCCCGTGAAGGATTTCCACTGCGGCCTGCGCGGCTTCGACCGGGCCGCGATGCTGGCGCTGGACCTGCGCGCGCCGGGCATGGAATTCGCCTCCGAGATGGTGGTCAAGGCGACCGTCAACGGCCTGCGCATCACGGAAGTGCCGACCACGCTCTCGCCCGACGGAAGGTCGCGCCCGCCGCACCTGCGGTCCTGGCGGGATGGCTGGCGCCACCTGCGCTTCCTGCTGGTGTTCTGCCCGCGCTGGCTGTTCCTGGTGCCCGGCGCGGCGCTGTTCGCGGCGGGGTTGCTGGCGATGGCGGTGCTGCTGCCCGGCCCCGCGCGGATCGGCGGCCTGACCTTCGATGTCCATACGCTGCTCTATGCGGCGGGGGCGACGGTCATGGGCTTCCAGGCGGTGCAGTTCTGGGTCTTTGCCAGGATCTACGGCGCGAACCAGGGCGTGGTGCCCGAGGCCAGGCGCCTGACCGCGGCACTGGCGCGCTTCGGGCTGGAACCGGCGCTCATCGTGGCAGGGCTGCTGGTGGTGCTGGGTTTCGGCCTGGGGGCGACGACGGTCGTAATCTGGGGCGGGGAGCGGTTCGGCGACATCCACGGCACCGCGGCGATGCGGCTGTCCATCGCTTCGGTCACGTCCATGCTGCTCGGCCTGCAACTAGCCTTCGGAGCCTTCTTCGTGGCGCTGCTCGGGATGATGCGCGCGCGCTAA
- a CDS encoding NAD(P)-dependent oxidoreductase — MVAVIGLGNMGMAMLGRLVGPGTPPRAHDLDAGKRAAAAALGAEVPDTLAGAVGEVIVLSLPSEAATAAVLAPLLSVLPPGAVVADTSTLSPVAVRGFAEQAAARGCAYLDAPVSGGAAGAAAGTLAMMVGGDAAALAAARPVLDRLATRIVHIGGSGAGQVAKLVNNLMVATNLVVAGEALRLGVRAGVPPEALLPVINGATGRSAATEVNWPRWIASGTFDSGFTAGLMRKDVRLALGLAEAVGAPLDATARAAAAWDGLAAAVPDDADFNRLAAAILDGATP; from the coding sequence ATGGTTGCGGTGATCGGCCTGGGCAACATGGGCATGGCCATGCTGGGGCGCCTGGTCGGCCCGGGAACGCCGCCGCGCGCCCATGACCTCGATGCGGGCAAGCGCGCCGCCGCCGCCGCGCTGGGCGCCGAGGTGCCCGACACCCTGGCGGGCGCGGTGGGGGAGGTGATCGTGCTCTCGCTGCCCAGCGAGGCAGCGACGGCGGCGGTACTTGCCCCTCTGCTATCGGTGCTCCCGCCCGGCGCGGTGGTGGCGGATACCTCGACGCTGTCGCCGGTCGCCGTGCGCGGCTTCGCGGAGCAGGCGGCCGCGAGGGGCTGCGCGTACCTCGATGCGCCGGTCTCCGGTGGGGCGGCGGGGGCGGCGGCCGGCACGCTCGCCATGATGGTGGGCGGCGACGCGGCGGCGCTTGCGGCGGCACGGCCGGTGCTGGACCGGCTGGCCACCCGCATCGTGCATATCGGCGGCTCGGGCGCGGGCCAGGTGGCGAAGCTGGTGAACAACCTGATGGTCGCGACCAACCTGGTAGTGGCCGGCGAGGCCCTGCGCCTGGGCGTGCGCGCCGGGGTGCCGCCCGAGGCCCTGCTGCCCGTCATCAATGGCGCGACCGGGCGTTCCGCCGCGACCGAGGTGAACTGGCCGCGCTGGATCGCCTCCGGCACCTTCGATTCCGGCTTCACGGCCGGGCTGATGCGCAAGGATGTGCGGCTGGCGCTGGGGTTGGCCGAGGCGGTGGGCGCGCCGCTCGATGCCACGGCGCGCGCCGCCGCGGCCTGGGACGGCCTGGCTGCCGCCGTGCCCGACGATGCCGACTTCAACCGCCTGGCGGCGGCCATTCTGGACGGAGCCACGCCATGA
- a CDS encoding aldehyde dehydrogenase family protein: MTAQAALDRGIAALLGGRVGSLVDGAVVPGGGALVALTDPATGADLLRYAAADAATVAAACAGAARAQRAWMALPAAERGRRMWAIGALVRREAEALAALESAQSGKPIRDARAEAARVADMAEYWAGWCDKIEGRTVPVPSGHTVIIRREPYGVVLAVTPWNAPLFTAGWNVFPALAAGNAVVLKPSEFTPLTSLVLGRLCLEAGLPSGLVQVVCGPGQGTGGALLAAPEVARVTFVGGPPAGAAVAAACAARTIPCVLELGGKSANIVFDDADFGAAVQGAQQAIFAGSGQSCVAGSRLLVQRSLHDRFVAALAEAASRIRLGDPLDAATEMGPVANARQFAHVRAMVGGADGAQVIAPPVPATLPAGGFWVPPTLIAGLTNAARPAQEEIFGPVVAAIPFEDEAEAIAIANDTRFGLAGAVWTRDVGRAHRVAAAVRAGTFWVNGYRTIHVSVPFGGFGASGYGRSSGAEVLAELTQTKAVWIDTAEAPASGFGHRPAGY; encoded by the coding sequence ATGACCGCGCAGGCCGCGCTGGACCGCGGCATCGCCGCGCTGCTCGGCGGGCGGGTCGGCTCGCTGGTCGATGGCGCGGTCGTCCCCGGCGGAGGCGCGCTGGTCGCGCTGACCGACCCGGCGACGGGCGCGGACCTGCTGCGCTACGCCGCGGCCGATGCCGCCACCGTTGCCGCCGCCTGCGCCGGCGCGGCGCGGGCGCAGCGTGCCTGGATGGCGCTGCCCGCCGCCGAGCGCGGGCGGCGCATGTGGGCGATCGGCGCCCTGGTGCGGCGCGAGGCGGAAGCGCTGGCCGCGCTCGAATCCGCGCAATCCGGCAAGCCGATCCGCGACGCCCGCGCCGAGGCCGCGCGCGTGGCAGACATGGCCGAATACTGGGCCGGCTGGTGCGACAAGATCGAGGGCCGCACCGTGCCCGTGCCGTCCGGCCATACCGTGATCATCCGGCGCGAACCCTATGGCGTGGTGCTGGCGGTCACGCCCTGGAACGCGCCGCTGTTCACCGCGGGGTGGAACGTGTTTCCGGCCCTTGCGGCGGGCAATGCGGTGGTGCTGAAGCCGTCCGAGTTCACGCCGCTCACGTCATTGGTCCTGGGGCGCTTGTGCCTTGAGGCGGGGCTGCCGTCGGGCCTGGTGCAGGTGGTCTGCGGGCCTGGGCAGGGGACCGGTGGGGCGCTGCTGGCCGCGCCCGAGGTCGCGCGCGTCACCTTCGTGGGTGGTCCGCCGGCGGGGGCCGCGGTGGCGGCGGCCTGCGCGGCGCGCACCATTCCATGCGTGCTGGAACTGGGCGGCAAGTCGGCCAACATCGTGTTCGACGACGCCGACTTCGGCGCCGCCGTGCAGGGCGCGCAGCAGGCGATCTTCGCCGGGTCCGGGCAGTCCTGCGTGGCGGGGTCGCGGCTGCTGGTGCAGCGGTCGTTGCATGACCGCTTCGTCGCCGCACTGGCCGAGGCCGCATCCCGCATCCGCCTCGGCGACCCGCTGGACGCAGCGACCGAGATGGGCCCCGTGGCGAATGCCCGGCAATTCGCGCATGTACGCGCCATGGTCGGCGGGGCGGATGGCGCGCAGGTGATCGCGCCGCCGGTCCCCGCGACACTGCCCGCCGGCGGCTTCTGGGTGCCGCCCACGCTGATCGCCGGGCTGACCAATGCCGCCCGCCCGGCGCAGGAGGAAATCTTCGGCCCCGTCGTCGCCGCTATTCCCTTCGAGGACGAGGCGGAGGCCATCGCCATCGCCAACGACACGCGCTTCGGCCTGGCCGGCGCGGTCTGGACGCGCGACGTGGGGCGGGCGCACCGCGTCGCCGCCGCCGTGCGCGCCGGCACCTTCTGGGTGAACGGCTACCGGACGATCCATGTCTCGGTGCCCTTCGGCGGCTTCGGGGCCTCGGGCTACGGGCGGTCCTCGGGGGCGGAGGTGCTGGCGGAACTCACCCAGACCAAGGCGGTCTGGATCGACACGGCCGAGGCACCCGCCTCCGGCTTTGGCCATCGCCCGGCCGGATACTGA
- a CDS encoding type I secretion system permease/ATPase — protein sequence MATDPRVLLGETPAASTPLARAMASCRAQFIAVGVFSGVVNVLQLTVSLYMMQVFDRVLSTRNLNTLLYLTLIAMVALALMALLEGARSRIMQRIGAWMEEKVAPEGFARAVESQLRGRAYRMEALRDLGVVRGFMGSPGALALYDVPWVPAYLFVIFLLHPLLGWVSLVGAALLLGLTIFNELATSKLLREANTAAMGSQRRAESIVRNAEVIDSMGMLPAVMARWQKGVAEMSGPMNQAMDRAAPLLAITKFFRLAVQVAILGIGAYLVLEQQLTAGASIAASIIMGRALAPVEQMIGGWKQLVQARQSWKRLQAFLVLPRLRPPGIALPEPTGRLTVERVTYGFPGTNVAVVKGVAFALEAGESLAIIGPSAAGKTTLIRLLTGTLAPASGTVRLDGGDVHTWQREDFGRHVGYLPQDVELFDGTVLDNISRMAVAPADAVFDAARMAGCHDMILRLPKGYETEIGEGGQHLSGGQRQQIGLARAMFGNPKLLVLDEPNSNLDGDAESALLRALADLKRQGTTVVLVSHRPVLVQGVEKVLLMRDGAVEMFGPRAEVLKKIMKPATPIAPPPGRIEGREAQA from the coding sequence ATGGCTACTGACCCACGCGTCTTGCTGGGCGAGACCCCGGCGGCATCCACGCCGCTGGCGCGCGCCATGGCATCCTGCCGCGCCCAGTTCATCGCAGTTGGCGTGTTCAGCGGCGTGGTCAACGTGCTGCAGCTGACCGTGTCGCTGTACATGATGCAGGTGTTCGACCGCGTGCTGTCCACTCGGAACCTGAACACGCTGCTCTACCTCACCCTCATTGCCATGGTGGCGCTGGCGCTGATGGCGCTGCTGGAAGGTGCGCGGTCGCGCATCATGCAGCGCATCGGCGCCTGGATGGAGGAGAAGGTCGCCCCCGAGGGCTTCGCCCGCGCGGTGGAAAGCCAGCTGCGCGGCCGCGCCTACCGGATGGAGGCGCTCCGCGACCTGGGCGTGGTGCGCGGCTTCATGGGGTCGCCGGGCGCGCTGGCGCTGTACGACGTGCCCTGGGTGCCGGCCTACCTGTTCGTGATCTTCCTGCTGCACCCTTTGCTTGGCTGGGTCTCGCTGGTGGGTGCGGCGCTGCTGCTGGGCCTGACCATCTTCAATGAACTGGCGACCTCGAAGCTGCTGCGGGAGGCGAATACCGCCGCCATGGGCAGCCAGCGCCGCGCCGAATCCATCGTGCGCAACGCCGAGGTGATCGACAGCATGGGCATGCTGCCGGCCGTCATGGCGCGCTGGCAGAAGGGCGTCGCCGAGATGTCGGGCCCGATGAACCAGGCGATGGACCGCGCGGCGCCGCTGCTCGCCATCACCAAGTTCTTCCGCCTGGCGGTGCAGGTCGCGATCCTGGGGATCGGCGCCTACCTGGTGCTGGAACAGCAACTGACCGCCGGTGCGTCGATCGCGGCATCCATCATCATGGGGCGCGCGCTGGCACCCGTGGAGCAGATGATCGGCGGCTGGAAGCAACTGGTACAGGCGCGGCAATCCTGGAAGCGCCTGCAGGCCTTCCTGGTGTTGCCGCGGCTGCGCCCGCCGGGCATCGCCCTGCCCGAACCCACCGGGCGCCTGACGGTCGAGCGGGTGACCTACGGCTTCCCTGGCACCAACGTGGCCGTGGTGAAGGGGGTCGCCTTCGCGCTCGAGGCCGGTGAAAGCCTCGCCATCATCGGCCCGTCCGCGGCGGGCAAGACCACGCTGATCCGGCTGCTGACCGGCACGCTGGCACCAGCCTCGGGCACGGTGCGGCTCGATGGCGGGGACGTGCACACCTGGCAGCGCGAGGATTTCGGCCGCCATGTCGGCTACCTGCCGCAGGATGTGGAGCTGTTCGACGGCACCGTGCTGGACAACATCTCCCGCATGGCGGTGGCGCCGGCCGACGCGGTGTTCGACGCCGCCCGCATGGCGGGCTGCCACGACATGATCCTGCGTCTGCCCAAGGGCTACGAGACCGAGATCGGCGAAGGCGGGCAGCATCTGTCGGGCGGCCAGCGCCAGCAGATCGGCCTGGCACGCGCCATGTTCGGCAACCCGAAGTTGCTGGTGCTGGACGAACCCAACTCCAACCTGGACGGGGATGCGGAATCGGCGCTGCTGCGCGCGCTGGCGGACCTCAAGCGGCAGGGCACCACGGTGGTGCTGGTCTCGCACCGCCCGGTGCTGGTGCAGGGGGTCGAGAAGGTGCTGTTGATGCGCGACGGTGCCGTCGAGATGTTCGGCCCGCGCGCCGAGGTGCTGAAGAAGATCATGAAGCCCGCCACGCCGATCGCCCCCCCGCCGGGGCGCATCGAAGGCCGGGAGGCGCAGGCATGA